aagtttattttattttgagtgataggtgttttataaacgactgaacaaacttgccccagtggccacacatacgcccttagtctcatcatgcctcaagtctggggttcgaatccccctcgccccagactttttgcttcatttatttttcaatgttttgccacttgtttgaaaatataataagttggatgtgcatcttaaacaaactgcgcgcgtagcccagatggtgggtgttttggccaatgacttggagggcgtgagttcaacccctctaggtgacaaaaccatttttttatcacttttcacactaaatttcttcacaacttcacacaattaattcacctatcaaattaaatcattttcacttcatttttcatacacctattatttaatatatctattttgtgaatagtcaaaaaatcataaaaaatattatttatttcttgaattttaattaggtttaaaatagtatgtttttaagtgttttcttaaatactttaaatatatattatcactttattttaacctaatcactttgtaaataattttatgataaaaccctaattgtttaggtcttaattagttaaaaaagtctttatctttgccttaattaagttgacttttgtcaatattcaaaactgttttcaatctctgattaaacggatgattaaggttttcaaacaacaaaaccttgcatcattccaaatcatttttcaaattacttttacaccagtactgtaaagtactgggcctctaatagagtgtaagtcccaaaaaccttctcttcttagcttgttttcaaaactgtattttcaaaatcttctttctattttcaaaacattcttctggtatttgaagggcattattcccggtgaaactcttcagatacctatgtgacctctgtccatcttcacttcttctgttttcaaaaaccattaactgtttatcatatattcaactgtcatcaacaaaacaacaaaaattactgttgaggctctgtacatacttcttcaatggcctccactccatccaggttaggctttacaagctttcaatttacagtctttatttaaattactgtcaaatataaattgtgcatatatatattagtttagaactacgtttgagtataaaccttaggacagttaaactatatatatatattataggaatatgacctaggattgagaatgtcttcccggtgaaggctctttcctaattagagatctgtagttcaaacccccaagatgaattattcccggtgaaacatcttggcaaaaaccttagaatccaaataataggacacatccacccaaagaggaattattcccggtgaaacctcttacccatttgcttagagccaaaataagttcaaaactacatagctttctcttgtgctataacaaggaccctcgattagcctcctcttgggctttgtacaaggacccacaggcttcttaaaagcatttccagcttcctcttgagcttgtatacaaggacccatcaggtttcttataaacataggaacaggtctttagtcaccttttagcctaccctggtgagtttcttccagtttaaaccagactttaaacaagctaagtttgtctcaattttgcattgagtacaccttttggaatgagagacatggacagtctctgtcacccttatcttcatcaatcttccttagcagagtctaggatccatgtttgatcatcctcagcatgcgtcagccttcatcttgggctttaaacaagaagtctccattagataatctttctgccattcattttcaacaaaacccctggaaagggttagcctccaaagtcaattaaaatcaacctccatttcaataaatccctggaaagggttagcttccacacattctttcatttttaatataaacccctggaaagggttagcctccaaagtcaattaaaatcatccatcatttcaataaatccctggaaagggttagcttccacacattctttcatttttaatataaacccctggaaagggttagcctccaaagtcaattaataaaaatgtcaaataaataaagattcatttctcttaggagataatttccccaaaagagtcaaaacccctggaaagggtcagcctccaaaaaaaacatgataaagtcagtcttttaacagacaaattctccagctgagtcaaaatccctggaaagggttagcttccaaagaaaaacagtcttttaataaataaaacctcctcagtagtgtcaaaaccaacaaaaacagttagcctcaaccttgggcttcatacaaggcacccaaacaataaaactcccctgtcaagagtcagcctcaaccttgggcattgtacaaggcagataatagagtctccccagtgagttcttcatcactcagtagccacaaccttgggctttgtacaaggcagataaaccatactttcatgtgtcaaagattcctaacacctaggatcttttccccatagagtcatccatactcagtttatttaagagtccgccacaaccttgggctttgtacaaggcagagaataatgttttccctagctagagtcagccacaaccttgggctttgtacaaggcacataaaatagagtcattcattcaattatcctcaacagttagccacaaccttgggctttgtacaaggcacacaaatagagtctccctaagtagagtcagcctcaattctgggcttcgtacagaacacaaaaataccctgtaattaatcctcagtggagtcatctcccaaagtcaatattaattaatcaatcaaaaagcctcaagcttgggcctcatacaagccagctaaagtcaaatcttttatacagtagatagacatagcttatctctatagagagatatttttactactctaccacattcaaacaaacaaacatttcaatttcaatttcaatcaaagtctcccatttaggactctgaaagacatgctctggcacatccccagacttgtacactttccctaatttggacgagcatctttctttcattttagaggcacaatggctgtcatacttgatcaaccaagtagactcccctcttgaatgaaatgaattcagttattctgtcacttttaaatgtttgtggtagaatagtacaaatacctctctgtaaagatgatttcatgtctctttactgtaaacagagatttaattccaagcttcaaccttgagcttcaagcaaggcaccaaaaacaattaatttccctagttagttccccgaactacattaagctctgacttccactagggatatgtaggcatgaggttcacaaggaatctcagcgagctaataaaataccaaaaatagtcagtctgtctgtctgtctgtcttttcaaatcaaatcaattccttctcctaacacaaaggagaaactttcccaatcattagcagcaaacacaaacacaatgacacagagaaggttcctgtagagtactacagatatgtagggtgtttaaacacttccctatgtataaccgacctcccggactccagaatttctagtctaggtgaaatccccacacttagcaaactcctagggtttagttgagatcttttttcccctttcctactcgtaggaccaataagaaagttcgtgtgatatcgtaggaagaactgaaataaaattcatcccaccacgggcgcattctccttccaaatttcgcgtgaagggtttagcgtgccgtcctcccaagtgaaacggggaggtaaaagaaaacgacaccacagtcaCTTTGACTTTTATCGAGATTGGGTTGGTATGAAGTATACTCATGATCTTTTTTTTCCGGTATGCCGCTCCGCCAGCAAGGAGTGCCACGCACGAGCGGAGCGAAAACAAAGCAGGGGGAATTATTCGTTGGGAGAAATCCTTTGATTGCGTATTTAATATAGATCCATGTCTTTCTTGTTCCACTAGCTAGGACAAAATTATCAGATGTCCCTTTCGTTATCGTTATTACAACCTTCTTTTTTGATGTCAAAGACCAGAAGCTGTGCGCTAATTCTCATTGGATCTCGGTTGTTCTTAACAGCGATGGCTATTCATTTAAGTCTTCGGGTAGCACCATTAGATCTTCAACAAGGTGGAAATTCTCGTATTCTTTATGTACATGTTCCTGCGGCTCGGATGAGTATTCTTGTTTATATCGCTACGGCTATAAACACTTTCTTATTCCTATTAACAAAACATCCCCTTTTTCTTCGCTTTTCCGGAACCGGTACAGAAATGGGTGCTTTTTTTACGTTGTTTACCTTAGTTACTGGGGGGTTTCAGGGAAGACCTATGTGGGGCACCTTTTGGGTGTGGGATGCTTGTTTAACCTCTGTATTCATCTCGTTTCTGATTTACCTGGGTGCACTGCGTTTTCAAAAGCTTCCTGTCGAACCGGCTCCTATTTCAATCCGTGCTGGACCGATCGATATACCAATAATAAAGTCTTCAGTCAACTGGTGGAATACTTTGCATCAACCTGGGAGCATTAGCCGATCTGGTACATCAATACATGTTCCTATGCCCATTCCAATCTTGTCTAACTTTGCTAACTTCCCCCTCTCAACCCGTATCTTGTTTGTTCTGGAAACACGTCTTCCTATTCTATCTTTTCCCGAATCTCCTTTAAGGTATGAAATAGAAGCTCGAGAAGGAATAGAAAAACCTAGTTTACTTCCCAGCTCAAACTGAACGCGATGTAATCAAACTTATGGTTGACGCCGTAGAGAATATAAAGCCCATATGCGAAGTGGAAAAAGTAGGAGTAGCAGGTACTATTTATGATGCCCCTGGGATTGTAGCCAGGGATCGTCAACGAACCTTAGCTATTCGTTGGATCCTTGAAGCAGCTTTCAAACGACGTATAAGCTACAGGATAAGCTTAGAGAAATGTTAATTTGCTGAGATACTGGATGCTTACCGAAAGAGGGGAATTGCACGTAAGAAAAGGGATAATCTTCATGGACTGGCTTCCACCAATCGAAGTTTCGCGCATTTCATATGGTGGTAAAGTGAGACCACATAAAGAGCTCTCTGATCCTCATTCAGTCAGATTCTTCAGTAAGATATGGTTTTACCCTTTTCCTTTTTGTTTGAATATTCATTCATTGAGTATGAGGAATCCAAAAGCAGTAAGACCCCGATACAACAATAAGACAATAAAATTTTGTTACCTACACCTAATTCAAGACCGGTTAATGCAAgaactataaataataatatatacagaAAAAGGCCATGACCGAAGGAGACTACAACCTAGTTATGATTTGAAGCCCGGCTTTATTTTTTACCTTATTACCTATTATGGTAAGGGCAACCCCTGTTGTCGACGGAATTCGTCATCGGTGAAATGCGAGTAGAATTCACGATAGATTTCTTAATTGCGGCCGCTTAGGTTGACTTGTTCTATAAAGAACGTCAGACTTCCATCCATGAGATGGCGCGGATAGGCATGTTCAAGGGAGCTAAGCGGGGAAACCTTCTCCTGAATGAAGTCGTAGGCTTCCTACCAACTATTTGAATAGGGAGATAGCTCCATAATTCGAGCAAGATTCTGCTCATCAAGCATAAGATTGAAGAGTTTATCCTGCAGACCGGCCTTTTTATCTAATACGCGTAGTTTGAGATACTCTCGATCAAAGATTTCCCAGTAGTGATCTACGTTTAGGGCTTGATCGAAGTGCTCTCGAACCAGCCTCGTGTAATCTCCCGGGTTATTATGAGGGGGGATATTGTAGTAATGCTGGTTCTCGAGAACCCTAATTCGCTCATATATTTCCGCTTCATTTTCTGCTGCGATAACATTTCGAAAAGTAGCCAGAGACTTGTAACTTGACGACGATTCCAACGCCGGCAGATTGGAACTGTCAGCGCCGTTGTCGAAACAGCAAATCCACTCAAAGTCCAGAGGCTGAGACCCCCCACAAGTCAGTCCAAATTTActatatgaaataaagagagtaTGAAATGAATATAGAGCCAATAAAGAACAATTAACACAATCAAACTTCAATTTTAGTAAAAAGGGGGAATGCCGCAGCTCTATAAAGACTAAGATGTTATGTTTATATTACATTACCGAGCTAGCTGGTAATTAAATCCAAAAACTTAAAAACCTCGTTGCATAACCAACTATTTTGTCCATATAAC
This region of Vicia villosa cultivar HV-30 ecotype Madison, WI unplaced genomic scaffold, Vvil1.0 ctg.002425F_1_1, whole genome shotgun sequence genomic DNA includes:
- the LOC131638790 gene encoding putative cytochrome c biosynthesis ccmC-like mitochondrial protein, giving the protein MSLSLSLLQPSFLMSKTRSCALILIGSRLFLTAMAIHLSLRVAPLDLQQGGNSRILYVHVPAARMSILVYIATAINTFLFLLTKHPLFLRFSGTGTEMGAFFTLFTLVTGGFQGRPMWGTFWVWDACLTSVFISFLIYLGALRFQKLPVEPAPISIRAGPIDIPIIKSSVNWWNTLHQPGSISRSGTSIHVPMPIPILSNFANFPLSTRILFVLETRLPILSFPESPLRYEIEAREGIEKPSLLPSSN